Proteins from a single region of Apium graveolens cultivar Ventura chromosome 7, ASM990537v1, whole genome shotgun sequence:
- the LOC141672762 gene encoding uncharacterized protein LOC141672762 — protein MERVDKQFEASDEWWKEKIKENKKFSKFKNKDMTYFVNYYDTLFSDVIATSEWAKVANNYFAVNLEEGEDIPDFGEDDGNEGSGDSDDNNYETPQPPSYNLFPTNSFRSGSSSGQKRKKSGAEFIREGLDGLLVVMSCKSTASSAEDRTLDEAIAVLDAMPEVDAGSYLYFFAQRYILNTENMTLFLKARNNKLHYGQL, from the exons ATGGAACGAGTTGATAAACAATTTGAAGCATCTGATGAATGGTGGAAGGAGAAAATTAAG GAGAATAAAAAATTTAGCAAATTCAAAAATAAGGATATGACGTATTTCGTCAATTACTATGATACCTTGTTCAGTGATGTCATTGCAACTAGTGAGTGGGCAAAAGTTGCGAATAACTACTTTGCGGTGAATTTAGAGGAGGGTGAAGATATTCCAGATTTTGGAGAAGATGATGGGAATGAAGGCAGTGGTGACAGCGATGATAACAACTATGAAACACCACAACCACCATCGTATAATCTATTTCCCACAAACTCTTTTAGATCTGGTTCGAGCAGTGGCCAAAAAAGAAAGAAATCTGGAGCAGAGTTTATTCGGGAAGGGCTTGATGGTTTATTAGTAGTCATGTCTTGCAAGAGTACTGCTAGTAGCGCAGAAGACCGCACCTTGGATGAAGCAATCGCCGTACTTGACGCCATGCCGGAAGTTGATGCTGGCAGTTACTTGTATTTTTTTGCTCAGCGGTATATTCTGAACACTGAAAACATGACGCTTTTTTTAAAGGCGCGCAACAATAAACTCCACTATGGCCAATTGTAG